AAGACGACGTCGAACACCACCTGGCTGCGCGCGTGGCCGATGTGGCAGTGGTCGTAGACGGTCACCCCGCACACGTACATGCCCACCTTGCCGGGCGTGAGCGGCACGAACTCTTCCTTCGCCCGACTGAGGGTGTTGTAAACCATCAGCGGCATCGTCGGCTCCTTTCCCGGGCAGAAAGTTGAAAAAGGCCGAAACGGCCTTTTTCAACTTTGCTGTCGGTCGGCTGATCGGGAGCGATCAGCTTTTTCCTTGCAGCAACTGGTCGATGATCTGCTTGAAGGTATCCTTGTCGCGGGCGCCGCGCACCATCCGGCCGTTGATGAACACCGTCGGGGTGCCGCGGACTTCCATCTTGTCGCCCATCGCGTTTTCGGCTTCGATTGCTTTTTTGGCCGCGTCGCTTTCCATGTCTTTCTTCAGCTTGCCGAGGTTCAATCCCAACGCCTTGGCTTTGGGCGTAATGACCTTTTCAAACGCTTCTTCCTGGGGAATCTTGGTCCATTCGGACTGGGTTTTGAACAGTTCCTCGGCGAATTCCCAGAATTTGCCCTGCTGGCCGGCGGCCCAGGCGGCGCGGTGATACCAGGCGGCGCGTTCGCCGTGGATCAGGCGGGTCTGGAACACGACGCGGATTTTGTCGCCGTATTCTTTCATCAGGTCTTCGATCACGGGGTCCAGGCGGCCGCAGAAGGGGCACATCAACTCGGTGAACATCACCAGCGTGACGGGCGCGTCTTTCTTGCCCTTGGTGAAGGCGTTGGGCGTGAATTCGACGTTCTTCACGTCCTTCATGATGTCTTCCAGGGTCGGCTGCTGCGGTTTCTGGGCGGCCTGCATGTTGCCGCTCGAGACGCCGCGGGCCAGCGCCATGATCTTCTGGAACGATTCCTTGGGCAGATCGCCCTTCTTTTCCAGGTTCTTAATGATTTCCTTGGCGATTTCGGGGCTTGAAGCCGCGCCGGCCAGGGCGATCGCCTGTTGCGTCTCGTCCAATTGTTTGAATTCGGCGTTTTCCTTCGCCGCCATGCTCATCTTGCTCGTCGGAATCAGGTTGGTGAACCGGCCCAGCGAGAACCCGAGAAAGAGCACGCTGAACACGAACAATACCACCAGGATTTTCTTAGCCACGTTAGGACCCCCTGTTTTGAAACGAATTTAGAACCTACAAAACATACCGACCGCGCCGCCTTTGTCAAGCTTCACTGGATATAGCCGGAGCCGACCAGCATGTAGTTGAACCGCGCCGCGACCGTCAATTCCTTCTCGGGCCAGTTGGCCGGAATCGGGTTGAAATGCGCCTCCCGAACCGCCTTCACCGCGTATTGATCCAGCAATCGGTAGCCGCTCGTCTCCAGAATCCGGGCTTCGGACACCTCGCCGCTCCGTTGCACGGTGAATTTCAGCAGGCACGAACCCTGTTCGCCCCGCCGCTGCGAATCCTGGGGATAAACCCAGGCCAGGTAGATTTTCTCGCGCATGTGGCTGAAGTACCCCATGTACTTCAGCTCTTTCGTCGAAATCGACAGCACCTTGCCGGGATCGCCGACGTTGGGATTGTACGGATTGATGCCGTCCTCGCCGCCGCCGCCGCCCCGCGGCGCCTGCATTCCCGTCTTGGCGAGCATCTGATCGAGGTTGGTCGGCGGCTTGCCTTTTTCGATCCGTTCGCCCGAGGGATCGAAGGCTTTGTTATCGGGTTTTTCGCCGACTCCTTCGCCGACTTTGGGCATCGGCGGCATGCGGCCGCCGCTCTGACTGGGCCGACCCGCTCCCTGACCGGGACCGCGCGGCCCGACGTCGCGTTCGATTTCGTTGATCGGTTTGTCGGCCAGGTGCGTCGGCCGCTCGGCCTCGTGGTTCTGGAACCCGTAGGCATCGGCCTTGGTCGGGGCTTTTTCGCTCGGCTGTTCTTTTTGAAACAACATCCGGTCGGGCTTCTGTTCCTGCCGCGCCAGTTCCTCGAGCGCCTTCGCGTCGGCCTGGGACAGGTCGAAATCGATCGTCTCGTCTCCCTTGCCGCGGGGCGATAAGTCCACGATTCCCGAGAAGAAAACCGCGATGATGATCAGGTGGACGAGGATCGACAGACCGACGCTGACGCCGATGATCCAGCGGTCCTTGTACTCCCGCATCTGGTCGCGCCAGGAATTTTGCAGAAACCCCTCCTTCGGAAAGTCTAAACTTTCTGATTTCTCTATACGTCATCGTCCGTTCCGGCGCAATAGAACGCACGCGGACATGGAACATTTGATCCCGCGGATCCGGCTTTTGTTCAGAGAAAAATGGAATGGCGAGGAAATTTTGCCGGGGTCTAGTCGCCGGAGGCCGGCGCCACGGGCCGCGCCAGCCAGGCGTTCCAGGTGGCGAGCGCCGACTTCGGCTGCCAGGCGAAATCCAGCATGCCCATCGCGCCCCAACCCAGCCAGGCCGGCAACAGATCCGTTTCCCAGACCGCTTCGTAAAGAATGCACCAGAGGCCGTCGGCGTCGCAGGGACAATGCCCTTGCACGGCCGACGGCAGAAAATCGCGCAGCGACCACCAGCAAACGAGGTCCGAATCGAGTTGCTGCGCCTGGTCGAACAGATACTCGAGGTAGTGAATCTGATCCGCGTCGCCGTAGTCGAACAGGGTCAGGCATTCGCTGTCGTAATCGGGGTACGGAAAAGTGATCAGCTTGTTCGGATAACCCGTTTCGCCGAAAACGATCCGGTCGCCGGTGGCGGCCGTGACGGCGCTGAAAATATCGTCCGGCAATTCGTCGAGGGCGTACTGCATGATGAACGGATAGATGCTGACGCCGAAGCGGTCGCGCCGCAGATCGGCGATCTTGTCCAGGTTCTCGTGCAGGCAGGAGGCGTCGCCCAGCGCGCACGAGCCGCCTTCCTCGTAGCCCCACATCAGTTCCATCACGTAGGTTTGAAAGACGGGCCGGTCCGGCGCGGCGGCTTTTTCCTGGTCGTACACGTCATTGAGCAGCGCCAGCGTCGCCGCGTACTGGTCCGGGCAGTTCCAGTCGTACATGTTCAGTTCGATGGCGATCGCCAGGTAATCGGGCAGGAAAAAATCGGCCATCCAGCGCACGTAAGCCAGGTAGGCCTGGCGGATCGTCGCCGCGTTCGGGCCGGCGGCGAAATCGTAGCAGCCGGGCGTCGGATAATCCTCGATCATCAATTCGCCGTCCTGCTCGTAGGCGATCTTGCTCAATCCGTCGCGCATTCCCGACAGCGGCGTGACGCTTAAAAAGATCCCCACGCCCAAATCGTCGGCCTGTTGGCGATAACCGGCCATTTTCTCGACCCACAGCGGCGGCGGCTCCTCGCCGGCGGCGAATTCCGTCCAGGGGATGCCGAAGAATTCCATTTGCAGCGAAGCGAGGTCGAGCTTGCCCTCGAGGCCCGAGAAATCCAGGTCGTCCTCGATGGAATACGGCGAGAATTTGTATTGATATCCCATCGCCGTCAGGTAAAAGGAACGCGGCGAGGCATCGTCGTCGTTGTCGTTGTTGTCGTTGTTGTCGTCGTCGTCTTGAGCCTGCCCCGGACTCGATTCGGAGTCATCGTCGCCCTGGCAGGCGATCGCCGAAACCATCAGCAGCGCCAGAATGAAGAGAATTGCCTGTCGCATCGATTTCCGCCTTGCTCACGCCAGATCGCGATAATTGCCCAATCGCAACCCGGAGGCCCAGACCAACTCCACTACCGCCGGGTCGCACAATGCCGCCAGCTCCGTCTCCCAATGATAATTCCAAACGAGGTTTTGGCGCATCGCCGGATCGAAATCCGCCGGATGCGTCATCAACTCATGGGAACCGGCGGTGATGTTCCTCAGAATAGCCAGCAGGTTTTCGCGGTGCAAATCGCCCGAGCAGGCCAGGCCCCAGAACCGATCCGGCCGCGATAAACCGGCGAACGCCGGACGCGCCAGCCGCGCCATCGCCGCGATGCCCGCCGCCTTGAGCCATTCGCCCGGCGAGCGGCTCGGACCGCCCAGGCCGGGCAGGCGAACCTTGCCGATGCCGTACCGCCGGGCCAACTCGGCGAGAATACCGCGCAGCGCCGGCAGAACGTGCAAATGCTGGTGGCCGTCGAGGTGCGTGACGGTCAACCCGGCGGCCAGCGCTCGCTCGATCTGCGCGCTCCATTCCGCGACGATCTCCGCCCGCGGAATCCGCCCGGCGGCCAGCCGGGCGATCAGTTTTCCCGGCCCGTCTGCGAAGGAATCGCCGCCGGCGCAAAGCCCCGGCAAACGTTCCGGCGGCAGGACGGGCCGGACCTGCGTCAACGCCAGGTGCACGCCGACGCCCAGCGCCGCGCGGGATTTCGCGATCGCCACCGCCTCCGCGAACACCGCGCCGCCGGCGAGCAGCGAGGCCGAGCGCACAATGCCGCGATCGAAGGCCTGCGTCACGCCCCGGTTCGTCCCGGCGGCCAGGCCGAAATCGTCGGCGTTGACGATCAACAACGGCTGTTCAGCCAAGCGCGGCCCTCCCTTCGGTCAGCGGACTAGTTCGACGCGGCCGATTTTGCCGCCAGAAAACCGCCATTTCGCGCAAAACGCGCCGGATGATCGCCAGCGAGGCCAGCGTGGAACGGCCGCCGCGCCGCGAGTGATATTGGACCGGAATCTCGCGGATGCGACAACCCATCCGCTGCAAGCGGTAGAGAATCTCCGCGTCGATGAACGATCCGGTCGA
This sequence is a window from Myxococcales bacterium. Protein-coding genes within it:
- a CDS encoding thioredoxin domain-containing protein — encoded protein: MAKKILVVLFVFSVLFLGFSLGRFTNLIPTSKMSMAAKENAEFKQLDETQQAIALAGAASSPEIAKEIIKNLEKKGDLPKESFQKIMALARGVSSGNMQAAQKPQQPTLEDIMKDVKNVEFTPNAFTKGKKDAPVTLVMFTELMCPFCGRLDPVIEDLMKEYGDKIRVVFQTRLIHGERAAWYHRAAWAAGQQGKFWEFAEELFKTQSEWTKIPQEEAFEKVITPKAKALGLNLGKLKKDMESDAAKKAIEAENAMGDKMEVRGTPTVFINGRMVRGARDKDTFKQIIDQLLQGKS
- a CDS encoding energy transducer TonB; the encoded protein is MREYKDRWIIGVSVGLSILVHLIIIAVFFSGIVDLSPRGKGDETIDFDLSQADAKALEELARQEQKPDRMLFQKEQPSEKAPTKADAYGFQNHEAERPTHLADKPINEIERDVGPRGPGQGAGRPSQSGGRMPPMPKVGEGVGEKPDNKAFDPSGERIEKGKPPTNLDQMLAKTGMQAPRGGGGGEDGINPYNPNVGDPGKVLSISTKELKYMGYFSHMREKIYLAWVYPQDSQRRGEQGSCLLKFTVQRSGEVSEARILETSGYRLLDQYAVKAVREAHFNPIPANWPEKELTVAARFNYMLVGSGYIQ
- a CDS encoding ChbG/HpnK family deacetylase, which produces MAEQPLLIVNADDFGLAAGTNRGVTQAFDRGIVRSASLLAGGAVFAEAVAIAKSRAALGVGVHLALTQVRPVLPPERLPGLCAGGDSFADGPGKLIARLAAGRIPRAEIVAEWSAQIERALAAGLTVTHLDGHQHLHVLPALRGILAELARRYGIGKVRLPGLGGPSRSPGEWLKAAGIAAMARLARPAFAGLSRPDRFWGLACSGDLHRENLLAILRNITAGSHELMTHPADFDPAMRQNLVWNYHWETELAALCDPAVVELVWASGLRLGNYRDLA